A window of the Candidatus Edwardsbacteria bacterium genome harbors these coding sequences:
- a CDS encoding GIY-YIG nuclease family protein: protein MGKWFVYILQSAKDRRFYIGSTSDIEKRLAKHNAGGVDATKYRRPLALVYKEELPYKITAMTRERQLKSLKSHKAIQALVDNGRASR from the coding sequence ATGGGTAAATGGTTTGTCTATATCTTACAAAGCGCAAAGGACCGTAGGTTTTATATCGGGAGCACATCCGATATTGAGAAACGTCTGGCCAAGCATAACGCCGGTGGGGTCGATGCCACAAAGTATAGAAGGCCTCTGGCATTGGTTTATAAAGAAGAATTGCCGTATAAAATCACTGCCATGACACGGGAAAGACAATTAAAGTCACTTAAAAGCCATAAAGCTATTCAAGCGCTTGTAGATAATGGTAGAGCATCCCGATGA